Proteins encoded by one window of Arachis ipaensis cultivar K30076 chromosome B04, Araip1.1, whole genome shotgun sequence:
- the LOC107636668 gene encoding uncharacterized protein LOC107636668, translated as MPLYVKFLKELINKKRSWHEKETILLTEECRALIQKGLPPKLEDPGSFLLPCTMGSMIINKAMCDLGASINPMPSSLVRKLCIEEVKPIQMSLELVDKSITCPRGVIENLLVKVDKFIFPVDFVFLDSDADEGDSVILGRPFLATARAIIDVEQEKLTLRMHDESITLNLFPETQTINEKKNCMEIDKEDLQWKEGINKTTSSHLPKQETDNTARRKGNETMQSDEGTQKEIEALTTKKEKPKTKSTVVRELFNGGDKTKKGNLS; from the exons ATGCCTCTATATGtgaaatttttgaaggagcttattaacaagaagagaagttggcacgAGAAAGAAACTAtactgctcactgaagaatgcagggcATTAATTCAGAAAGGGCTTCCACCCAAACTTGAAGATCCTGGAAGTTTCCTTCTACCTTGTACCATGGGCAGTATGATCATCAACAAGGCAATGTGTGACTTAGGGGCTAGTATCAATCCGATGCCCTCATCACTGGTGAGAAAACTGTGCATAGAGGAAGTAAAGCCAATACAAATGTCTCTAGAATTAGTAGACAAGTCAATAACCTGTCCTAGGggtgtgattgaaaaccttctagttAAGGTGGACAAATTCATATTCCCTGTAGACTTTGTGTTCTTAGACTCAGATGCGGATGAAGGTGATTCCGtcatacttggaagaccattcttggccactgctagggccattATAGATGTGGAGCAAGAAAAGCTAACCCTCAGAATGCATGATGAAAGCATCACTCTGAATTTATTTCCGGAAACACAAACCATTAATGAAAAGAAGAATTGCATGGAAATTGACAAGGAAGACTTGCAATGGAAGGAAGGAATCAACAAGACAACCAGTAGTCACCTTCCAAAGCAAGAAACAGACAACACAGCAAGAAGAAAAGGGAATGAGACAATGCAGAGTGATGAAGGAACTCAAAAAGAAATTGAAGCGTTGACCACTAAGAAGGAGAAGCCCAAAACAAAGTCCACT GTAGTCAGAGAACTATTCAATGGAGGGGACAAGACAAAGAAAGGCAATCTATCATGA